The following proteins come from a genomic window of Chelmon rostratus isolate fCheRos1 chromosome 23, fCheRos1.pri, whole genome shotgun sequence:
- the si:ch211-63p21.1 gene encoding uncharacterized protein si:ch211-63p21.1, with the protein MLRRESDSHGLFSSGETSDNDCEMGASCGEVDVVCLCEAGPCTLYSEAHTPTPDTLLCEHCGKNRVIMTRYSEGYGTEEECVLSDPQGESDADADIEDTDCRLQEPGSLQRISSRRRKRPRVARQDTTESEDDGGRSHRSHRWNLRLSPDRAHSRTILEESISQVRPLVICRPNVERQRSPADVPRGSGRLLSLWPSSLSLPVVLLLSLPLSLSLVILIVSFFLPWTSA; encoded by the exons ATGCTGCGGAGGGAATCTGACTCCCACGGCCTCTTTTCCTCCGGAGAGACGTCTGACAATGACTGTGAG ATGGGGGCGAGTTGTGGAGAGGTGGATGTAGTGTGTCTGTGCGAGGCCGGTCCCTGTACACTTTACTCAGAAGCACACACGCCTACGCCG GACACGCTCCTGTGTGaacactgtggaaaaaacagaGTAATTATGACCAGGTACTCCGAAGGATATGGCACAGAG GAGGAGTGTGTATTGTCCGACCCTCAGGGGGAGAGCGATGCAGATGCTGACATAGAGGATACAGATTGCAG ACTCCAGGAGCCAGGTTCTCTCCAGCGAATCAGCTCGCGGAGACGCAAGCGGCCGCGGGTCGCGCGCCAAGACACCACTGAGAGTGAGGACGACGGCGGGCGGAGCCACAGGTCGCACCGCTGGAACCTCAGGCTCAGTCCTGACAGAGCACACAGCAGGACCATCCTGGAG gAGAGCATATCACAGGTCAGGCCGCTGGTCATCTGCCGGCCGAACGTCGAGAGGCAGCGAAGTCCGGCCGACGTCCCCCGAGGCTCCGGGCGTCTCCTGTCCCTGTGGccgtcctccctctccctccccgtcgtcctcctcctctcgctgcccctctccctctccctcgtCATCCTCATTGTGTCTTTCTTCCTGCCGTGGACCAGCGCCTGA
- the LOC121626972 gene encoding LOW QUALITY PROTEIN: kelch-like protein 3 (The sequence of the model RefSeq protein was modified relative to this genomic sequence to represent the inferred CDS: substituted 2 bases at 2 genomic stop codons), with product MTFLAAPALRKFKLRGEKGRRGASRQHSWCLQTXQEVXLLATIAITSKQWIITGHTSLPLCTEEEEKEVMGEELEEEEKEVMGAELEEEEEEVMGAEVEEEKKWVMEVEVEEEEKEVMEAEVEEEEKEVMEAEEIEEGEEEEREIEIESDINGNEEGEEEEDRQVRGEEQVEEDDDDEEEHHEQEQIGQYHLTEQDREHMRTEDENSQQNQESTSREHEAVHENENLPDSVESDDEDSDFTGSENECYIFERIKDEERAVEKQSKLRGKEAVAEEEFDDNKKLEEEESTDDEEAEHSADEDVDNSDEDMVKIYRKDDYLTDIFGTLTEFRDSSLLTDLTLSTEDGKSLHVHSPVLAAVSSLIRESLSTRNVDNDTVDGRKDGVQRWSVSLGPEVDHFGLEAVVDFAYTGLVLGLNKDTVHQIKAAAQAMGAPRLLEICTKEAEKPTKTGGPKEDERILAAEQMMISLQSIKQLWMDRLGCDVVLEALGGSLHVHRVILAVVSDYFRSMFTLGMMESHQFCVALPFLLASELEVLIDCSYSGALPLSWRCVFEITSTALQLQYQPALSLCLSFLQQEINPHSCLDLASFAAAYEMVQLREVADDFVLRQFQKVACTPKFKDLPAKQLLRYLKSHSLCVPSELVVFRAVVAWIQARPKKRLKLAKELMKTIHFPLMTFKEFKEVQSLNMWSDHSLAELYEAVFEDFCSNETAPQSQYRIYLPKESLVLIGGDQTSEDLGSRSISRELWFGNSLMNHTGIRKAMEWRRLGEMPDPARFSHEVTVVKGQLYVFGGKKYYGTSDTLNSVYRYDPIQNSWESLAEMHEKRCSFSVVVLDGKMYAIGGNCDSEYIESVERYCPIANSWSFTRPLDLPLGAHVAKVLHGQIFVSGGLSSDYQCLASMFLYHPETGSMYLANMAKPRAHHCMEILGECLYVAGGITTDDSMTFVDQLACEVYNPAANSWTAITVLPVPHVGAGSAVLEGKFYVLGGYSQEDYSDTKMVHRFDPTIQRWENMGKMPGPNNDIRASLLCLPPNFRL from the exons ATGACTTTTCTGGCTGCACCAGCTCTCCGTAAATTCAAGTTAA ggggagagaaaggcagGAGGGGAGCAAGCAGACAGCACAGCTGGTGTCTGCAGACATGACAAGAGGTGTAGCTGCTTGCAACAATAGCAATAACATCCAAACAGTGGATTATTACTGGACATacatcacttcctctgtgcA cagaggaagaggagaaggaggtaaTGGGAGAAGaattggaggaagaggagaaggaggtaaTGGGAGCAGaattggaggaggaggaggaggaggtaatGGGAGCagaagtggaggaagagaagaagtgGGTGATGGAAGtagaagtggaggaagaggagaaggaggtaaTGGAAGcagaagtggaggaagaggagaaggaggtgatGGAAGCAGAAGAAattgaggaaggagaggaggaggaaagagaaattGAGATTGAGAGTGACATTAATGGgaatgaggagggggaggaggaggaagacaggcaGGTGAGGGGAGAAGAGCAGGTTGAGGAGGACGATGATGACGAAGAGGAGCATCACGAACAGGAGCAAATTGGACAGTATCACCTGACGGAGCAAGACAGAGAACACATGAGAACTGAGGATGAAAACAGTCAGCAAAATCAAGAAAGCACAAGCCGAGAACATGAAGCAGTCCATGAGAACGAAAACTTGCCTGATTCAGTGGaatctgatgatgaagattCAGACTTCACAGGATCTGAGAATGAATGCTACATCTTTGAAAGAATAAAGGATGAAGAGAGAGCTGTTGAGAAACAGTCGAAGCTAAGAGGCAAGGAAGCAGTTGCAGAAGAAGAGTTTGATGATAACAAAAAGCTTGAAGAGGAAGAGTCTACAGATGACGAGGAAGCAGAACATTCAGCCGACGAAGACGTAGATAATAGTGACGAAGATATGGTGAAGATTTACCGCAAAGATGATTATCTCACTGACATATTCGGCACCTTGACCGAGTTCAGGGACTCCTCCCTTCTCACTGACCTGACTTTGAGCACAGAGGATGGGAAGAGTCTCCACGTACACTCCCCTGTCctggctgctgtcagctccCTTATACGAGAAAGTCTGAGTACAAGAAATGTAGACAATGATACAGTTGATGGAAGAAAAGATGGAGTTCAGAGATGGTCGGTGTCTTTAGGTCCAGAAGTGGATCATTTTGGTTTAGAGGCAGTTGTGGACTTTGCCTATACTGGTCTTGTATTAGGTTTGAACAAGGACACCGTGCACCAGATTAAGGCTGCGGCTCAAGCAATGGGCGCCCCCAGATTGCTGGAGATCTGCACCAAGGAAGCAGAAAAGCCCACAAAAACTGGAGGGCCAAAGGAAGATGAAAGAATCTTGGCCGCAGAACAAATGATGATCAGTCTCCAGTCTATCAAACAGCTGTGGATGGACAGACTGGGCTGCGATGTAGTTCTTGAAGCTCTCGGAGGATCACTTCATG TCCACAGGGTCATCCTCGCTGTGGTGAGTGACTACTTCCGTAGCATGTTTACCTTGGGGATGATGGAGTCCCATCAGTTCTGTGTGGCCCTTCCCTTCCTTTTGGCTTCCGAGCTGGAGGTTCTAATTGACTGCTCCTACAGCGGGGCTCTCCCACTCAGCTGGAGGTGTGTTTTTGAGATCACCAGCACTGCTCTCCAGCTCCAGTACCAACCCGCCCTCTCCTTGTGCCTCAGCTTCCTACAACAAGAAATAAATCCTCACTCCTGCCTGGATTTGGCCTCTTTTGCTGCGGCCTATGAAATGGTGCAGCTTCGTGAAGTTGCAGACGATTTTGTCTTGCGGCAATTCCAAAAAGTGGCATGCACCCCAAAGTTTAAGGACCTGCCAGCAAAACAGCTCTTGAGGTACCTGAAAAGTCATTCACTCTGTGTTCCGTCTGAGCTTGTTGTATTCAGAGCAGTGGTGGCATGGATCCAAGCAAGGCCAAAGAAAAGGCTGAAGCTTGCTAAAGAACTAATGAAAACCATCCACTTTCCCCTGATGACATTCAAGGAATTCAAAGAGGTCCAATCTCTGAACATGTGGTCTGATCACAGCCTGGCAGAGCTCTATGAAGCAGTTTTTGAGGATTTCTGCTCGAATGAGACTGCGCCACAGAGTCAGTACCGCATCTATCTGCCAAAAGAGAGTCTGGTCTTGATTGGAGGTGACCAGACCTCTGAGGACCTGGGTAGCCGCAGCATCAGCAGAGAACTCTGGTTTGGGAATTCCTTAATGAACCACACAGGGATAAGAAAGGCCATGGAATGGAGAAGGTTGGGAGAGATGCCAGATCCAGCGAGGTTCAGCCATGAGGTGACTGTTGTCAAAGGACAACTTTATGTGTTTGGAGGCAAGAAGTATTATGGCACCAGCGACACCCTGAATTCTGTTTACAG GTATGACCCCATTCAAAACAGCTGGGAGAGCTTGGCTGAAATGCACGAAAAGAGATGCTCTTTCTCTGTGGTTGTGCTGGATGGGAAGATGTATGCCATCGGAGGAAACTGTGACTCTGAGTATATAGAGAGTGTGGAACGATACTGCCCCATTGCAAACTCTTGGAG CTTCACCAGGCCATTGGATCTGCCCCTGGGAGCCCATGTAGCAAAGGTTTTACATGGGCAGATCTTTGTGTCAGGAGGGCTGAGCAGCGACTACCAATGTCttgcatccatgtttttgtATCACCCAGAGACAGGAAGCATGTATTTGGCAAATATGGCTAAGCCTCGAGCTCATCACTGCATGGAGATCCTGGGCGAATGCCTCTATGTGGCAGGTGGAATCACAACAGATGATAGCATGACTTTTGTTGACCAGCTAGCTTGTGAGGTGTACAATCCAGCGGCTAACTCCTGGACTGCCATCACGGTTTTGCCAGTGCCACATGTAGGAGCGGGAAGTG
- the si:ch211-63p21.2 gene encoding FH1/FH2 domain-containing protein 1, with amino-acid sequence MKESDQTKDNPLTWDFDQSWPSFLKPAAHLCLNTFDFSDLWDEEDSTEEEAASATSESSPCLRAPPAPPPLPPPPPLAPPLPSASHKGTPIKCRTLKLHWRELQSLAPLPRMTRFGTQTIWARLEPVHLDTNRLEYLFESKGTSTSFNVVSGRQKQPSVSVLGMKRSNIITIALSSLPPPRLLPPAIYSMDSSVLDREDVQRLQALIPTEEELCLIKEAKAQNPHSSLAPAELCLLTLGDIPHLKSRLQLWAFALDYDSLEREIAEPLFQLKLAMEQLSASQTFRCILATVLAIGNFLNGCKARGFELSYLGKLSQVRDTHTRQPLLHHVCVLLMQLYPQSSDLYSDITAVTKAGKCDYSLVQTNFTQLQDLCKASWEQLKILDKAEEKRRGGKVEKRRGGGDEALAPEGSLRHRLPKILKECEERLKVLRAVHRRVINRFHSFLLFLGYSKAMVRDTKAEDFCRTVSNFSLEYRTTRQAILLQRERERQKGGAESPGPNTPAASRKRQQAPTQDNEEQRRLEEVLRTPESTSRLDVTLPRNRRRMADVQGAFSRKLKW; translated from the exons ATGAAGGAGTCAGACCAAACCAAGGATAACCCCCTGACCTGGGATTTTGACCAATCCTGGCCTTCATTCCTGAAACCAGCTGCACATCTTTGCCTCAACACCTTTGATTTCTCAGACCTCTGGGATGAAGAAGACAGCACggaggaggaggcagccagTGCAACCAGTGAATCATCGCCGTGTCTCCGAGCCCCTCCAGcaccccctccccttcctccccctcctcccctcgcCCCACCTTTGCCCTCGGCTTCCCACAAAGGTACGCCCATCAAATGTCGCACCTTGAAGCTCCACTGgagggaactgcagagtttagCGCCTCTTCCCAGGATGACCCGCTTCGGGACTCAGACTATTTGGGCCAGACTTGAGCCAGTCCATCTGGATACAAACCGACTGGAGTACCTGTTTGAATCGAAGGGCACCAGCACCAGTTTTAATGTGGTTTCTGGGAGGCAG AAGCAGCCGTCAGTCTCAGTGTTGGGTATGAAGCGGAGCAACATCATAACCATTGCCCTGAGCAGCCTGCcccctcctcgcctcctccccCCTGCTATCTACAGCATGGACAGCAGTGTGCTGGACAGGGAGGATGTCCAG CGGCTTCAAGCGCTTATCCCAACAGAAGAAGAGCTTTGTCTGATCAAGGAGGCCAAGGCCCAGAACCCCCACTCCTCTCTGGCCCCAGCCGAGCTCTGCCTGCTCACTTTGGGGGACATCCCACATCTGAAGTCCAGGCTTCAGCTGTGGGCCTTCGCTCTGGACTACGACTCTTTAGAAAGG GAAATTGCTGAGCCTCTCTTCCAATTGAAGTTGGCCATGGAGCAGCTCTCAGCCAGCCAGACCTTCAGATGTATTCTAGCAACGGTGTTAGCGATCGGCAACTTTCTCAACGGATGCAAG GCCCGTGGCTTTGAGCTGAGTTACCTGGGGAAGCTGTCCCAGGTGAGGGATACGCACACCCGCCAGCCCCTGCTGCACCACGTCTGCGTGCTCCTGATGCAGCTCTACCCGCAATCGTCTGACCTCTACTCGGACATCACTGCTGTTACTAAAGCCGGCAAG TGTGACTACTCCCTAGTGCAGACCAACTTCACCCAGTTACAGGACCTGTGCAAAGCCTCATGGGAGCAGCTAAAGATTTTGGAcaaggcagaggagaagaggagaggaggaaaggtggagaagaggagagggggaggagatgAGGCGCTGGCCCCGGAGGGCTCGCTCCGTCACAGGTTGCCGAAGATTTTGAAAGAGTGCGAGGAGAGGCTGAAGGTCCTAAGAGCCGTCCATCGCCGGGTTATCAACAG GTTCCACTCTTTCCTATTATTCCTAGGCTACTCCAAAGCCATGGTGAGAGACACCAAAGCAGAGGATTTCTGCAGAACTGTCAGTAACTTTTCTTTGGAGTACAGGACCACGCGGCAGGCCatcctcctgcagagagagagggaaaggcagAAAGGTGGAGCAGAGAGCCCGGGCCCGAACACTCCCGCCGCCAGCAGGAAACGTCAGCAAGCTCCAACACAG GACAATGAGGAGCAACGTAGGCTGGAGGAGGTGCTGAGAACACCTGAGTCCACCTCAAGACTGGATGTCACGCTGCCTCGAAACCGTAGGAGGATGGCAGACGTCCAAG GTGCTTTCTCACGGAAACTGAAGTGGTGA